A window of the Aquimarina spinulae genome harbors these coding sequences:
- a CDS encoding ABC transporter permease, translating into MKTILSIIKNELKQRLFSWVTLIFFLMLVFQGIWYTKGTFDYFSNDGVLMNSPSIFYRNYAGMGMLMIIIIAVATGGVLYKEIQYKSAQWTYALPIKDKHFFLGRFIAAYLYLIVISTGMIVGHLLVPFSGIGEANRFGSTPWGQLFHGWLMFTIPNLFFYVSLVFFSIVFTRRIATSYLAVFVVVIIFLIAQTSFETGGGDNLLAYILADSGGYVAAQHYTDMLSTTQKNIDYFQLTGYILQNRILWIGIALLLLIVSYFKFSFKYFIKAGTNKSKKIREENKTFFTTRSVQLPKVTKQFRIPNFLKKLWSLSKLEFLNIVRPTSFKIILGIILLMVFLQNVTWNATYYIGNELPISSNMTYFRMQWGVFVNMLIMIWAGELFFKDKTVNIWQITDSLPVPVWVTQLSRFAAVIGLSFVLSVSFILISIFTQILLGGASYIDLGRFIEDILLYRWAFLNFVLWSSLVFFVGALSSQRILTHILCAGLFFFLIISYELGILVDLRVGFGFTPGVEDYSEMSGYGIFQPAANWFFFLWLALATTMIMAGIWLWKRGSDKKWINRISFKNMQLSHFSKVTMIACFGLFLALMSFINKNVYDIGNFTPEAEEERLDAEYEKKYKYLETRPQPIYETVDLKIDFFPSERRASYLADIVLTNKTNVDTIFLNCKDFAMVKSLIIKGQELKPIKKDEDQNITAYLIPQAMRTDSLLQFKLKGVKKYEGFTQSDFQADLTYKGSFGSVQDYLPVIGYDSDKELLENRKREEQNLNKLSSRMPLINDSLGLQQNAFSTDANLVKGSITISTEKGQIPFTAGELQKRETNGDRTIAYYNINTPQIFNWHLGSSDYSIKKGVANNIKYTILYKPSHTFNIELYQDAIKKAIAYMQKKFGINAVADKLQLVEIHRWQDPSYNFANTIVLSEKEGWVADTKGLQEKAYILQTIGSGLASLWVQRNLSVANVQGADMLIKALPESIGLQFVKESLGEEALQLLVKKKKDKYGKDRNNEPNSEPSLLYADGTEYLEVNKGATAILTLMETIRIQKFNSTLVQWVNENRWEPKRFVDFYLRLLNEVPVSEKERIKQLFEIVDKV; encoded by the coding sequence ATGAAAACAATACTTTCAATCATAAAAAACGAGCTCAAACAACGTTTGTTTAGTTGGGTTACACTAATTTTCTTTTTGATGCTTGTTTTCCAGGGTATTTGGTATACCAAAGGTACCTTTGACTATTTTTCGAATGATGGAGTACTGATGAATTCTCCCAGTATTTTCTATCGTAACTATGCAGGTATGGGTATGTTGATGATTATCATCATAGCTGTTGCTACTGGTGGAGTACTATATAAGGAGATACAATATAAATCTGCTCAATGGACTTATGCATTGCCAATTAAGGATAAGCATTTTTTTCTGGGTAGGTTTATTGCAGCATATCTATATCTAATTGTGATTAGTACAGGGATGATCGTAGGCCATTTGTTGGTGCCATTTTCCGGTATCGGCGAAGCAAACCGTTTTGGTTCTACACCATGGGGGCAGTTGTTTCATGGTTGGCTCATGTTTACTATACCCAACTTGTTTTTCTATGTGTCACTTGTCTTTTTTTCCATTGTATTTACAAGACGAATAGCTACAAGTTATCTGGCCGTCTTTGTGGTGGTTATCATATTTTTGATTGCGCAAACCTCTTTTGAAACAGGAGGAGGGGATAACTTACTTGCTTATATATTGGCGGATTCAGGGGGGTACGTAGCTGCTCAACATTATACAGACATGTTGAGTACGACACAAAAAAATATAGATTATTTCCAGCTTACCGGATATATTTTACAGAATAGAATTCTTTGGATAGGCATAGCTCTTTTACTTTTAATAGTTTCATATTTTAAATTCTCATTTAAGTATTTCATAAAAGCAGGGACTAATAAATCGAAAAAAATAAGGGAGGAAAATAAAACCTTTTTTACGACGCGATCGGTACAGTTACCAAAAGTTACAAAGCAATTTCGTATTCCAAACTTTCTTAAAAAGCTATGGTCTTTATCAAAACTAGAGTTCTTGAATATTGTTCGTCCTACCTCATTCAAAATCATCTTAGGAATTATTCTATTAATGGTCTTTTTACAGAATGTAACCTGGAATGCCACTTATTATATAGGTAATGAACTCCCAATAAGTAGTAATATGACTTATTTCCGTATGCAATGGGGAGTGTTTGTCAATATGTTAATCATGATTTGGGCTGGGGAATTATTTTTTAAAGATAAAACAGTTAACATTTGGCAGATTACAGATTCTTTACCTGTTCCAGTATGGGTAACTCAACTTTCGCGTTTTGCTGCTGTAATTGGCCTTTCTTTTGTGTTAAGTGTAAGCTTTATCCTGATCTCAATATTCACTCAGATATTATTGGGTGGCGCATCTTATATTGATTTAGGGCGATTTATCGAAGATATTCTGCTATACAGATGGGCATTCCTTAATTTTGTATTATGGTCATCCCTTGTGTTCTTTGTTGGAGCTTTAAGTAGTCAACGCATTCTTACTCATATATTATGTGCCGGATTATTTTTCTTCTTGATTATTTCGTATGAATTAGGCATCTTGGTAGATTTACGAGTTGGTTTTGGTTTTACGCCAGGGGTGGAAGATTATTCTGAGATGAGTGGTTATGGTATATTTCAGCCAGCTGCCAATTGGTTTTTCTTTCTTTGGTTGGCATTAGCAACAACTATGATTATGGCAGGGATTTGGTTGTGGAAACGTGGTTCGGATAAAAAATGGATCAACAGGATTTCCTTTAAAAATATGCAACTGAGTCATTTTTCTAAGGTAACCATGATTGCATGTTTTGGTCTATTCTTGGCTTTAATGTCATTTATAAACAAAAATGTTTACGACATAGGGAACTTTACCCCAGAAGCCGAGGAGGAACGCTTAGATGCCGAGTATGAAAAAAAATATAAGTATTTAGAAACACGCCCTCAGCCAATATATGAGACGGTTGATTTGAAAATTGACTTTTTCCCTTCAGAAAGAAGGGCTTCTTATTTGGCCGATATAGTCCTTACCAACAAAACAAATGTAGATACGATTTTCTTAAACTGTAAGGATTTTGCCATGGTAAAAAGTCTAATTATCAAAGGGCAAGAGTTAAAACCTATAAAGAAGGATGAAGATCAAAATATCACTGCGTATCTTATTCCACAAGCTATGCGTACCGACAGCCTTTTACAATTTAAACTGAAAGGAGTTAAGAAATATGAAGGCTTTACACAAAGTGATTTTCAAGCTGATCTTACCTATAAAGGAAGTTTTGGGAGTGTTCAAGATTATTTACCAGTTATCGGTTATGATAGTGATAAAGAACTATTGGAGAACCGTAAGCGCGAAGAACAAAATCTTAATAAACTGAGTTCAAGAATGCCATTGATAAATGACTCTTTGGGTCTTCAGCAGAATGCTTTTTCAACAGATGCGAATCTGGTTAAAGGAAGCATTACGATCAGTACAGAAAAAGGACAAATTCCATTTACAGCAGGTGAATTGCAAAAAAGAGAGACAAATGGTGATCGTACCATTGCTTATTACAACATCAATACACCTCAGATATTCAACTGGCATTTGGGTTCTTCAGACTATTCAATCAAAAAAGGTGTAGCTAATAATATAAAGTATACTATTCTATATAAACCTTCACATACGTTCAATATAGAATTGTACCAAGATGCTATCAAAAAAGCAATTGCCTATATGCAAAAAAAGTTTGGAATAAATGCTGTAGCAGATAAACTCCAATTAGTCGAAATACATCGCTGGCAAGATCCTAGCTACAATTTTGCTAATACAATTGTTCTTTCAGAAAAAGAAGGATGGGTTGCAGATACAAAAGGTTTACAGGAGAAAGCCTATATTCTTCAAACTATAGGAAGTGGATTGGCAAGTTTATGGGTACAAAGAAACTTGTCTGTTGCTAATGTGCAAGGAGCTGATATGCTAATCAAGGCATTGCCCGAATCCATTGGATTACAATTTGTGAAAGAGTCTTTGGGAGAAGAAGCATTACAACTTCTTGTAAAAAAGAAAAAGGACAAATATGGTAAAGACAGGAACAATGAACCTAATTCCGAACCCTCATTGCTCTACGCTGACGGTACGGAATATCTTGAAGTTAATAAAGGGGCGACAGCGATACTCACATTGATGGAAACTATCAGAATCCAAAAGTTCAATTCGACTTTGGTGCAATGGGTAAATGAAAATAGATGGGAGCCCAAGAGGTTTGTTGATTTCTATTTACGATTATTGAATGAAGTACCAGTTTCTGAAAAAGAGCGTATAAAGCAGTTGTTTGAGATTGTAGATAAAGTTTAA
- a CDS encoding thioredoxin domain-containing protein: MLNTSRILKFIFFIILLVIFSCKDTSSKSDHAYTNSLINETSPYLLQHAHNPVDWRPWSDSTLEEAVKTNKLLIVSIGYSSCHWCHVMEKETFADENIARIMNERFINIKVDREERPDLDHVYMTAVQLMQGSGGWPLNVILLPNGKPVYGGTYHTNEQWKEVLNKIIDLYQTDPEKLTDYADKISSGIHATNVIEPKNDDTHLTKDALDLSVNNWQKNWDLKWGGDLGNQKFIKPHSLDFLMDYTELTHNDTVKRHVENTLDNIASGGIYDHVGGGFFRYSTDPYWKVPHFEKMLYTNAQLISLYSKAYKVYKKAQYKTIVEETITFLEREMKGQNGGYHSAIDADSEGKEGGYYQWKEEELQHILKEEYSLFSTYYDLGTSEDSEKEASFSIQQSSNDSMFSAQNDILPEKLVLLKAKWQELLFKERQKRVSPAIDDKVITSWNALLINGFIDAYKTFGNKEYLTKAIALYDVIDTNNTNNNFLVHTYKKGDKQQEGFIEDYALLIDATINLYSVTLETKYLDRANTLHTIATTHYTDSVTKMYKYTKESKLISTLIKVDDGVIPSPNAVMAHNLKKLGILNYDNQLTEKSKQMLSSMADYLTDNAKDFSKWSALQLHTVYPFYEIVIVGEKADSIANTFNSYYIPNAIVVGSTQESTLPVFKNKYIEDATFIYVCQQGACKLPVQSIEQALKQL; this comes from the coding sequence ATGTTAAATACTTCTCGAATTCTAAAATTTATTTTTTTTATTATACTACTGGTTATTTTTAGTTGTAAGGATACTTCATCAAAAAGTGATCATGCATATACCAATAGCTTGATTAATGAAACAAGCCCTTATTTATTACAACATGCACATAATCCTGTAGATTGGAGACCCTGGAGTGATAGCACTCTTGAAGAGGCTGTAAAAACCAATAAATTATTGATTGTAAGTATCGGGTATTCTTCTTGCCATTGGTGTCATGTCATGGAAAAAGAAACCTTTGCAGATGAAAATATCGCTCGGATAATGAATGAGCGTTTTATAAATATTAAAGTAGATAGAGAAGAACGTCCGGATCTGGATCATGTTTATATGACTGCTGTACAATTAATGCAAGGTAGTGGTGGATGGCCTCTTAATGTTATTCTTCTTCCGAATGGAAAACCTGTATATGGAGGCACTTATCATACCAATGAACAATGGAAAGAAGTGCTGAATAAAATCATCGATTTATATCAAACCGATCCTGAAAAACTGACAGATTATGCCGATAAAATTTCGTCGGGAATACATGCTACCAATGTAATCGAACCCAAAAATGATGATACCCATTTAACTAAAGATGCTCTTGATCTAAGTGTGAACAATTGGCAAAAAAATTGGGACCTCAAATGGGGAGGAGATCTCGGGAATCAAAAATTTATCAAACCTCATAGTTTGGATTTTCTTATGGATTATACCGAACTAACACATAACGACACTGTTAAAAGACATGTTGAAAATACTTTAGACAATATCGCATCGGGAGGCATTTATGATCATGTTGGTGGAGGCTTTTTTAGATACAGTACCGATCCATATTGGAAAGTTCCTCATTTTGAAAAAATGCTTTATACCAATGCACAACTAATTAGTCTCTATTCTAAAGCATATAAAGTTTATAAAAAAGCACAATATAAAACTATAGTAGAAGAGACCATTACTTTTTTAGAACGTGAAATGAAAGGTCAAAATGGGGGATATCACTCGGCGATAGATGCAGATAGTGAAGGAAAAGAAGGTGGTTATTATCAATGGAAAGAAGAAGAGTTACAACATATTTTAAAAGAAGAGTATTCTCTTTTTTCTACATATTATGATTTAGGAACTTCTGAAGATTCGGAAAAAGAAGCTTCTTTTAGTATACAACAATCTTCTAATGATAGTATGTTTAGTGCTCAAAATGATATCTTACCAGAGAAGTTAGTACTCCTAAAAGCTAAATGGCAAGAATTACTCTTTAAAGAAAGACAGAAAAGAGTATCCCCTGCTATTGATGATAAAGTAATTACTTCATGGAATGCCTTACTGATTAATGGATTTATTGATGCATACAAAACTTTTGGGAATAAAGAATACCTTACCAAAGCTATCGCACTTTACGATGTTATTGATACCAATAATACCAACAATAATTTTCTGGTTCATACTTATAAAAAAGGTGATAAGCAGCAAGAAGGTTTTATAGAAGATTATGCCTTACTTATTGATGCCACTATCAATTTATATAGTGTAACCCTGGAAACAAAATACCTGGATCGCGCAAATACGTTACATACAATTGCAACTACACATTATACAGATTCGGTGACTAAGATGTATAAGTATACCAAAGAAAGTAAATTGATCTCTACATTAATTAAAGTTGATGATGGAGTAATACCATCACCAAATGCGGTTATGGCACATAATTTAAAAAAACTTGGTATTCTAAACTATGATAACCAGCTTACAGAAAAGTCGAAGCAGATGTTATCTTCTATGGCAGATTATCTAACCGATAACGCAAAAGATTTTTCTAAATGGAGTGCTTTGCAGCTTCACACTGTTTATCCTTTTTATGAGATTGTAATTGTAGGGGAAAAAGCAGATTCTATAGCAAATACTTTTAATTCGTATTATATCCCAAACGCTATTGTTGTGGGGAGTACCCAAGAAAGCACACTACCAGTATTTAAAAATAAGTATATAGAAGATGCAACTTTTATATATGTCTGCCAACAAGGAGCATGCAAACTTCCTGTTCAGAGTATAGAGCAGGCTCTTAAACAATTATAA